From Anas acuta chromosome 11, bAnaAcu1.1, whole genome shotgun sequence, the proteins below share one genomic window:
- the SEMA3F gene encoding semaphorin-3F isoform X1 — MPVVSVLLWATLLTLGWRAAHAKDYVPATPRVQLSFKELKASGTAHFFNFLLNSSDYRILLKDEDHDRMYVGSKDYVLSLDLHDINREPLIIHWPAPPQRIEECILSGKNSNGECGNFIRLIQPWNRTHLYVCGTGAYNPICAFINRGRKAQGFPPSQPVPPGGRESRATDGPRSPRPAESKDYIFYLEPDKLESGKGKCSYDPKVDTVSALINEELYAGVYIDFMGTDAAIFRTMGKQTAMRTDQYNSRWLNDPAFIRAQLIPDSSERNDDKLYFFFREKSADAPMSPGVYSRIGRICLNDDGGHCCLVNKWSTFLKARLVCSVPGPDGIETHFDELQDVFIQQTQDTKNPVIYAVFSASGSVFKGSAVCVYSMADIRMVFNGPFAHKEGPNYQWMPYTGKMPYPRPGTCPGGTFTPSMKSTKDYPDEVINFMRSHPLMYHAVYPAHRQPLVVRTNVNYRFTTIAVDQVDAADGRYEVLFLGTDRGTVQKVIVLPRDDMETEELMLEEIEVFKVPAPIKTMTISSKRQQLYVSSAVGVTHLALHRCDVYGEACADCCLARDPYCAWDGKACSRYSASSKRRSRRQDIRHGNPMRQCRGYNSNANKNAVEAVQYGVEGSTAFLECQPRSPQATVKWLLQKDNSDRRKELRTEGGRVLRTEQGLLLRALQLSDGGLYSCTATENNFKHTVTRVQLRVLAARAVHAVLLQAEVPPAGLPGAPTPRYQDLLQLLSRPELGLLDQYCQGYWRPPAPGPPEPLAALKAKELQDQKKPRSRRNHPPETCGHT; from the exons AGCTGAAGGCCAGCGGCACCGCGCACTTCTTCAACTTCCTGCTCAACTCCAGCGACTACCGCATCCTGCTGAAGGACGAGGACCACGACCGCATGTACGTGGGCAGCAAGGACTACGTCCTCTCCCTCGACCTGCACGACATCAACCGCGAGCCCCTCATT ATCCACTGGCCTGCCCCCCCGCAGAGGATTGAGGAGTGCATCCTCTCGGGCAAGAACAGCAAT GGGGAGTGCGGCAACTTCATCCGCCTGATCCAGCCCTGGAACCGGACCCACCTCTACGTGTGCGGCACCGGCGCCTACAACCCCATCTGCGCCTTCATCAACCGCGGGCGCAAAGCGCAG GGGTTTCCGCCGAGCCAGCCCGTCCCTCCGGGAGGCCGGGAAAGCAGAGCCACCGACGGCCCCCGCAGCCCAAGACCGGCAGAAAGCAAG GATTATATCTTCTACCTGGAGCCGGACAAGCTGGAGTCGGGCAAAGGGAAGTGTTCCTATGACCCCAAGGTGGACACCGTCTCTGCATTAATAA ATGAAGAGCTCTACGCCGGCGTGTACATTGACTTCATGGGCACCGACGCAGCCATCTTCCGCACCATGGGCAAGCAGACGGCCATGAGGACGGACCAGTACAATTCACGCTGGCTCAATG ACCCGGCCTTCATCCGCGCCCAGCTCATCCCCGACAGCAGCGAGAGGAACGATGACAAACTCTACTTCTTCTTCCGCGAGAAGTCCGCTGACGCCCCGATGAGCCCGGGGGTCTACTCCCGCATCGGGCGCATCTGCCTG AATGACGATGGGGGCCACTGCTGCCTGGTGAACAAGTGGAGCACCTTCCTGAAGGCCCGTCTCGTCTGCTCAGTGCCAGGACCTGATGGGATCGAGACGCACTTCGATGAGCTCC AGGACGTCTTCATCCAGCAGACGCAGGACACCAAGAACCCCGTTATCTACGCCGTCTTCTCCGCATCGGG GTCAGTGTTCAAGGGCTCAGCCGTCTGCGTCTACTCCATGGCCGACATCCGCATGGTGTTCAACGGGCCCTTCGCCCACAAGGAGGGCCCCAACTACCAGTGGATGCCCTACACGGGCAAGATGCCCTACCCCCGGCCAGGCACT TGCCCCGGGGGGACCTTCACGCCCTCCATGAAGTCGACCAAGGACTACCCCGACGAGGTGATCAACTTCATGCGCTCGCACCCGCTGATGTACCACGCCGTCTACCCGGCCCACCGCCAGCCCCTGGTCGTGCGCACCAACGTCAACTACCGCTTCACCACCATCGCCGTCGACCAGGTGGACGCGGCAGACGGGCGCTATGAGGTGCTTTTCCTGGGCACAG ATCGGGGCACAGTGCAGAAAGTCATTGTGCTGCCCCGGGACGACATGGAGACAGAGGAGCTGATGCTGGAGGAGATCGAGGTGTTCAAG GTGCCGGCACCCATCAAGACGATGACCATCTCCTCCAAGAGG CAACAGCTTTACGTGTCCTCGGCCGTAGGAGTGACCCACCTGGCCCTGCACCGCTGCGACGTGTACGGAGAAGCCTGCGCTGACTGCTGCCTGGCGCGGGACCCCTACTGTGCCTGGGACGGCAAGGCCTGCAGCCGCTACTCTGCGTCCTCCAAGAG gCGGAGCAGGCGGCAGGACATCCGACACGGCAACCCCATGCGCCAGTGCCGCGGCTACAACTCCAATG CCAACAAGAACGCGGTGGAGGCCGTGCAGTACGGGGTGGAGGGCAGCACCGCCTTCCTCGAGTGCCAGCCGCGCTCGCCGCAGGCCACCGTCAAGTGGCTGCTGCAGAAGGACAACAGCGACCGGCGGAAAGAG ctgcgCACCGAGGGCGGCCGGGTGCTGCGGACGGAGCAGGGCTTGCTGCTGCGCGCCCTGCAGCTCTCCGACGGCGGCCTCTACTCCTGCACCGCCACCGAGAACAACTTCAAGCACACGGTGACCAGGGTGCAGCTCCGCGTCCTGGCCGCCCGCGCCGTCCACGCCGTCCTGCTCCAAGCCGAGGTGCCCCCCGCCGGGCTGCCGGGAGCCCCCACGCCGCGCTACCaggacctgctgcagctcctcagccGCCCCGAGCTGGGACTCCTCGACCAGTACTGCCAGGGCTACtggcggcccccggcccccggcccccccgaGCCGCTGGCTGCCCTCAAAGccaaggagctgcaggaccAGAAGAAGCCACGGAGCCGCCGGAATCACCCGCCAGAGACCTGCGGGCACACATGA
- the SEMA3F gene encoding semaphorin-3F isoform X2, translating to MPVVSVLLWATLLTLGWRAAHAKDYVPATPRVQLSFKELKASGTAHFFNFLLNSSDYRILLKDEDHDRMYVGSKDYVLSLDLHDINREPLIIHWPAPPQRIEECILSGKNSNGECGNFIRLIQPWNRTHLYVCGTGAYNPICAFINRGRKAQDYIFYLEPDKLESGKGKCSYDPKVDTVSALINEELYAGVYIDFMGTDAAIFRTMGKQTAMRTDQYNSRWLNDPAFIRAQLIPDSSERNDDKLYFFFREKSADAPMSPGVYSRIGRICLNDDGGHCCLVNKWSTFLKARLVCSVPGPDGIETHFDELQDVFIQQTQDTKNPVIYAVFSASGSVFKGSAVCVYSMADIRMVFNGPFAHKEGPNYQWMPYTGKMPYPRPGTCPGGTFTPSMKSTKDYPDEVINFMRSHPLMYHAVYPAHRQPLVVRTNVNYRFTTIAVDQVDAADGRYEVLFLGTDRGTVQKVIVLPRDDMETEELMLEEIEVFKVPAPIKTMTISSKRQQLYVSSAVGVTHLALHRCDVYGEACADCCLARDPYCAWDGKACSRYSASSKRRSRRQDIRHGNPMRQCRGYNSNANKNAVEAVQYGVEGSTAFLECQPRSPQATVKWLLQKDNSDRRKELRTEGGRVLRTEQGLLLRALQLSDGGLYSCTATENNFKHTVTRVQLRVLAARAVHAVLLQAEVPPAGLPGAPTPRYQDLLQLLSRPELGLLDQYCQGYWRPPAPGPPEPLAALKAKELQDQKKPRSRRNHPPETCGHT from the exons AGCTGAAGGCCAGCGGCACCGCGCACTTCTTCAACTTCCTGCTCAACTCCAGCGACTACCGCATCCTGCTGAAGGACGAGGACCACGACCGCATGTACGTGGGCAGCAAGGACTACGTCCTCTCCCTCGACCTGCACGACATCAACCGCGAGCCCCTCATT ATCCACTGGCCTGCCCCCCCGCAGAGGATTGAGGAGTGCATCCTCTCGGGCAAGAACAGCAAT GGGGAGTGCGGCAACTTCATCCGCCTGATCCAGCCCTGGAACCGGACCCACCTCTACGTGTGCGGCACCGGCGCCTACAACCCCATCTGCGCCTTCATCAACCGCGGGCGCAAAGCGCAG GATTATATCTTCTACCTGGAGCCGGACAAGCTGGAGTCGGGCAAAGGGAAGTGTTCCTATGACCCCAAGGTGGACACCGTCTCTGCATTAATAA ATGAAGAGCTCTACGCCGGCGTGTACATTGACTTCATGGGCACCGACGCAGCCATCTTCCGCACCATGGGCAAGCAGACGGCCATGAGGACGGACCAGTACAATTCACGCTGGCTCAATG ACCCGGCCTTCATCCGCGCCCAGCTCATCCCCGACAGCAGCGAGAGGAACGATGACAAACTCTACTTCTTCTTCCGCGAGAAGTCCGCTGACGCCCCGATGAGCCCGGGGGTCTACTCCCGCATCGGGCGCATCTGCCTG AATGACGATGGGGGCCACTGCTGCCTGGTGAACAAGTGGAGCACCTTCCTGAAGGCCCGTCTCGTCTGCTCAGTGCCAGGACCTGATGGGATCGAGACGCACTTCGATGAGCTCC AGGACGTCTTCATCCAGCAGACGCAGGACACCAAGAACCCCGTTATCTACGCCGTCTTCTCCGCATCGGG GTCAGTGTTCAAGGGCTCAGCCGTCTGCGTCTACTCCATGGCCGACATCCGCATGGTGTTCAACGGGCCCTTCGCCCACAAGGAGGGCCCCAACTACCAGTGGATGCCCTACACGGGCAAGATGCCCTACCCCCGGCCAGGCACT TGCCCCGGGGGGACCTTCACGCCCTCCATGAAGTCGACCAAGGACTACCCCGACGAGGTGATCAACTTCATGCGCTCGCACCCGCTGATGTACCACGCCGTCTACCCGGCCCACCGCCAGCCCCTGGTCGTGCGCACCAACGTCAACTACCGCTTCACCACCATCGCCGTCGACCAGGTGGACGCGGCAGACGGGCGCTATGAGGTGCTTTTCCTGGGCACAG ATCGGGGCACAGTGCAGAAAGTCATTGTGCTGCCCCGGGACGACATGGAGACAGAGGAGCTGATGCTGGAGGAGATCGAGGTGTTCAAG GTGCCGGCACCCATCAAGACGATGACCATCTCCTCCAAGAGG CAACAGCTTTACGTGTCCTCGGCCGTAGGAGTGACCCACCTGGCCCTGCACCGCTGCGACGTGTACGGAGAAGCCTGCGCTGACTGCTGCCTGGCGCGGGACCCCTACTGTGCCTGGGACGGCAAGGCCTGCAGCCGCTACTCTGCGTCCTCCAAGAG gCGGAGCAGGCGGCAGGACATCCGACACGGCAACCCCATGCGCCAGTGCCGCGGCTACAACTCCAATG CCAACAAGAACGCGGTGGAGGCCGTGCAGTACGGGGTGGAGGGCAGCACCGCCTTCCTCGAGTGCCAGCCGCGCTCGCCGCAGGCCACCGTCAAGTGGCTGCTGCAGAAGGACAACAGCGACCGGCGGAAAGAG ctgcgCACCGAGGGCGGCCGGGTGCTGCGGACGGAGCAGGGCTTGCTGCTGCGCGCCCTGCAGCTCTCCGACGGCGGCCTCTACTCCTGCACCGCCACCGAGAACAACTTCAAGCACACGGTGACCAGGGTGCAGCTCCGCGTCCTGGCCGCCCGCGCCGTCCACGCCGTCCTGCTCCAAGCCGAGGTGCCCCCCGCCGGGCTGCCGGGAGCCCCCACGCCGCGCTACCaggacctgctgcagctcctcagccGCCCCGAGCTGGGACTCCTCGACCAGTACTGCCAGGGCTACtggcggcccccggcccccggcccccccgaGCCGCTGGCTGCCCTCAAAGccaaggagctgcaggaccAGAAGAAGCCACGGAGCCGCCGGAATCACCCGCCAGAGACCTGCGGGCACACATGA
- the GNAT1 gene encoding guanine nucleotide-binding protein G(t) subunit alpha-1: protein MGAGASAEEKHSRELEKKLKEDAEKDARTVKLLLLGAGESGKSTIVKQMKIIHQDGYSLEECLEFIAIIYSNTLQSMLAIVRAMSTLNIQYGDSARQDDARKLLHLSDTIEEGTMPKEMSDIIGRLWKDAGIQACFDRASEYQLNDSAGYYLSDLERLVTPGYVPTEQDVLRSRVKTTGIIETQFSFKDLNFRMFDVGGQRSERKKWIHCFEGVTCIIFIAALSAYDMVLVEDDEVNRMHESLHLFNSICNHRYFATTSIVLFLNKKDVFLEKIKKAHLSICFPDYDGPNTYEDAGNYIKLQFLELNMRRDVKEIYSHMTCATDTENVKFVFDAVTDIIIKENLKDCGLF from the exons ATGGGCGCCGGGGCCAGCGCCGAGGAGAAGCACTCGCGCGAGCtggagaagaagctgaaggaggaCGCTGAGAAGGATGCCAGGACCgtcaagctgctgctgctgg GGGCAGGGGAGTCGGGGAAGAGCACCATCGTCAAGCAGATGAA GATTATCCACCAGGATGGTTACTCGCTGGAGGAATGCTTGGAGTTCATCGCCATCATCTACAGCAACACGCTGCAGTCCATGCTGGCCATAGTGCGCGCCATGAGCACCCTCAACATCCAGTACGGAGACTCGGCCCGCCAG GATGACGCCCGCAAGCTGCTGCACCTCTCGGACACCATCGAGGAGGGCACCATGCCCAAGGAGATGTCAGACATCATCGGGCGGCTCTGGAAGGACGCGGGCATCCAAGCCTGCTTCGACCGTGCCTCCGAGTACCAGCTTAATGATTCAGCTGGATA CTACCTGTCGGACCTGGAGCGCCTGGTGACCCCCGGCTACGTCCCCACGGAGCAGGACGTGCTGCGCTCCCGTGTCAAAACCACCGGCATCATCGAGACCCAGTTCTCCTTCAAGGACCTCAACTTCAG GATGTTCGACGTGGGGGGGCAGCGCTCGGAGCGCAAGAAGTGGATCCACTGCTTCGAGGGGGTGACCTGCATCATCTTCATCGCGGCCCTCAGCGCCTACGACATGGTGCTGGTGGAGGACGACGAAGTG AACCGCATGCACGAGAGCCTGCACCTCTTCAACAGCATCTGCAACCACCGCTACTTCGCCACCACCTCCATCGTCCTTTTCCTGAACAAGAAGGATGTCTTCCTGGAGAAGATCAAGAAGGCCCACCTCAGCATCTGCTTCCCCGACTATGACG GTCCCAACACCTACGAGGACGCCGGCAACTACATCAAGCTGCAGTTCCTGGAGCTGAACATGCGGCGGGACGTGAAGGAGATCTACTCGCACATGACCTGCGCCACCGATACCGAGAACGTCAAGTTCGTCTTCGACGCCGTCACCGACATCATCATCAAGGAGAACCTCAAGGATTGCGGGCTCTTCTGA
- the GNAI2 gene encoding guanine nucleotide-binding protein G(i) subunit alpha-2 gives MGCTVSAEDKAAAERSRMIDRNLREDGEKAAREVKLLLLGAGESGKSTIVKQMKIIHEDGYSEEECRQYKAVVYSNTIQSIMAIIKAMGNLQIDFGDSSRADDARQLFALSCAAEEQGIMPEDLANVIRRLWADHGVQACFNRSREYQLNDSAAYYLNDLERIARADYIPTQQDVLRTRVKTTGIVETHFTFKDLHFKMFDVGGQRSERKKWIHCFEGVTAIIFCVALSAYDLVLAEDEEMNRMHESMKLFDSICNNKWFTDTSIILFLNKKDLFEEKIVHSPLTICFPEYSGANKYDEAAGYIQSKFEDLNKRKDTKEIYTHFTCATDTKNVQFVFDAVTDVIIKNNLKDCGLF, from the exons ATGGGCTGCACCGTCAGCGCCGAGGACAAGGCGGCCGCCGAGCGCTCCCGCATGATCGACCGCAACCTGCGGGAGGACGGCGAGAAAGCGGCGCGGGAGgtcaagctgctgctgctgg GTGCCGGCGAGTCTGGGAAGAGCACCATCGTCAAACAGATGAA GATCATCCACGAAGATGGCTACTCGGAGGAGGAGTGCCGGCAGTACAAAGCCGTGGTCTACAGCAACACAATCCAGTCCATCATGGCCATCATCAAGGCCATGGGGAACCTGCAGATTGACTTCGGGGATTCCTCCAGAGCG GACGACGCTCGCCAGCTCTTTGCACTCTCCTGTGCTGCGGAAGAGCAGGGCATCATGCCCGAGGACCTTGCCAACGTGATCCGGAGGCTGTGGGCTGACCACGGGGTCCAGGCCTGCTTTAACCGCTCCCGCGAATACCAGCTGAACGACTCCGCCGCCTA CTACCTGAATGACCTGGAGAGGATAGCCCGGGCCGACTACATCCCCACCCAGCAGGATGTGCTGCGGACCAGGGTGAAGACCACCGGCATCGTGGAGACCCACTTCACCTTCAAGGACCTCCATTTCAA GATGTTCGACGTGGGCGGCCAGCGCTCGGAGCGCAAGAAGTGGATCCACTGCTTCGAGGGGGTGACGGCCATCATCTTCTGCGTGGCCCTCAGCGCCTACGACCTGGTGCTGGCAGAAGACGAGGAGATG AATCGGATGCACGAGAGCATGAAGCTGTTCGACAGCATCTGCAACAACAAGTGGTTCACGGACACGTCCATCATCCTCTTCCTCAACAAGAAGGACCTCTTCGAGGAGAAGATCGTGCACAGCCCCCTGACCATCTGCTTCCCCGAGTACAGCG GTGCCAACAAGTACGACGAGGCAGCCGGCTACATCCAGAGCAAGTTCGAGGACCTGAACAAGCGGAAGGACACCAAGGAGATCTACACGCACTTCACCTGCGCCACCGACACCAAAAACGTGCAGTTTGTCTTTGATGCCGTCACCGACGTCATCATCAAAAACAACCTGAAGGACTGCGGGCTCTTCTGA